A window of Haloarcula marismortui ATCC 43049 genomic DNA:
CCGCAGCGGCGAGGCCGACGGGGCTCTTGCCGCTGTGGACGTTCGCTTCCTTCCCCGCTTCGATGAGGGCGCGGGCCTGGCGTTCGAGGGCGTCGTCTGCGTCGAGTTTGGAGACGAACTTGCTGAGGTAGGTTGCAGGGTCCGGCGGGCCGACCTGCAGGGAGAGTTCGCGGTTGAGATAGCGATAGGCCCGAGTGAACTCCATCTCGTCGACGCGGCTGACGACAGCCATGTCGTCAAGCGTCTGCGGAAGGTTCGCCTGCCTGACGGCAGCGTACAGCGCGGCGGTCGCCATCCCTTCGATGGAGCGACCGGGTAGCATCCCTTCATCGAGCGCGCGGCGGTAGATGACGCTGGCCGTCTCACGGGCGCTCTCGGGGACACCGAGGGCGCTCCCCATCCGGTCAATCTCGCCAAGCGCCTGCTTGAGGTTGCGCTCGGCGTGGTCGCGGGTGCGGAACCGCTCGTCCCAGGTCCGCAGGCGCTGCATCTTCTCGCGCTGGCGCGTCGACAGGGAGTTGCCGTAGGCGTCCTTGTCCTGCCAGCCGATATTCGTCGAGAGGCCCTTGTCGTGTTTCATCTCGGTCGTCGGCGCGCCGACCCGGCGCTTGTTGTCGCGCTCCTGACTGTCGAAAGCGCGCCACTCCGGCCCGTGGTCGATCTCGTCCTCATCGACGACGAGACCACACGACTCGCAGACGGTCTCGCCACGACTGTCGTCGGTGACGAGGCTTCCGCCACAGTCCGGGCAGGCGTGGCCAGTGCTCGCCTCGGACTCGGCCTGTTCGTCCGCACTTTCATCGCGTTCGTCGGGGGAATAGATGCTGCGTGTCGTCATAGATGTCCTCTGCGAGCGCGTGGGACGCCCGCGGTCGTACCCAATTATAGGGGTGCATCCCCCATGACGCCTCGTTTGGCATATGCCGAAGTTCGGAGAAGTAATATCTATGTGTCACGTTCGGCGCACCACGACGTACAACTCTCACTCCCGCTGTTACCGCGTTCTGAACTGCGACGCGGCAGTATACAGGTAGTGCAGTGCAGTTCGGTTCTGGTGCCAGACGCGATACTGTCGACTACACGCCCGAGCGACCGATACGGAGGCGTCCACCCTCGGCGACATCTTCGTCGGCCTGAACTGGCCCCATCGACCGCGTGACGAACGACCGGACGATCCACGCCTCCGCACGCTGGAGGCGGTACTGGAGCGTCGACCGTGACACGTCGAGCGTCTCTGCGAGGTCAGTGAGCGAGGTGTCCCGGGGCGTCCGGTAGTAGCCGTGTTCGACGGCAGCCTCGACAGCGGCCTGTTGTTCCGGCGGCAGCTCCGCCAGCGTCACGGCCTCGTCGACCCAGTACGAGGGGGAACTGAGCTGCCGGAATTCGACGGTGAGTCCCTCCCGGAGCTCGGATTTCATCTCCTCGAACAGGCCGTCGACGCCGGCGTCGCTACAGAGGAGGAGCCGCCACTCACACCGGCTGCCACGGCGCTCAGTCTCGACGAGGACGCCGCGGCCGACGTGGTCGATGGCTAACCGCGGAATCGAGTGACAGTCGCCGGCTTCCGACCGGTAGCTGTACACCGTCCGAGCGCCGGGGTCCGAGCCGATGACCTCGTACGTCCAGTCCGTCTTGCAGTTACGGGTTCCGATGCACTCGGTACACTGGACCGGGTCGTCGTACACGTCATCCAGCTGTTCAAGCGCAGTCTCCGGGCCGGCGACGCGCTCGAGCCGCCACATCCCGTCTCGTGTGACGTTGCACGCTATCGTCCGGGAATGGGTCTCCGGATAGTCGATGAACACGTCCATAACGGGGTCGACGTTCCACTCGTAGTCGATAGTGAAGATGAACTCTCGCATGTACATCCCGTTGCGTGTCGAGTGGCTTATACGCACTGTCTCGTTCGGCGTATGCCAAACCAGCCGTCATTATCGAAGCACGCTTTCGAGGGAGTATGTCGTGTCCTGTCTCTCCATCTACTGGCGACTCGTCCAGCGGAGCGGTCACTGGCGACACACCGGACGACTCGCCGTCGCGCATTCGCGGATATGAACTACCGACGCACAACTGGCGACACACCGTCGTCTACGGGGCGGTGTTCTGGGCAATCGTGGCCGCTGCGTGGCTCGCCGTCCCGACCGGTCACCCGTTCCAGCTGGGGGTCACGCTGTCCGGACTGTTTGCGGCCCCGCTGTTGCCGGTCGCACTCTGGTGTGATTACCGCCAAGCGAGAGAGTTTGGCACCTGTGACCCCGGTCTTCAGGCGTACCTCTCGAACCTCATTCGGGATATCAAGACGGCAGGGACCGGCCAGAGCGCTCTCGGCGACCAGCGCCGGGAATTCCTCAGGTGCTGAGGTCGGCCACGCCGCTCACGTGGTTGCGGTCGATTGCTGAGACCGGGCCTCTGCAAGCCAGTCCGGGTCTGGAACGTCAGTCGACCCGACGTCGGTGATCTCGTAGCGCCACTCGATTGAGACCGTTTCGCCGTTGTCAGTCTCGCCGGTCAGCGTCCACGCTGTCTGGCGTGCAAGTCCGTCCGAATCGACCAGAATCACGACAGTGAAATCGGTCACAGTCACGTTCCCGCCGGACCCGAACGCGCCGGCACCGAACTGCCGCCAGGTCGAGAGGTCCGAGTACTCGTAGCGGTCCACCGTGACGCCGTCGAAGGTTTCTGTCCCGACAAAGCGGGCGTCATCGACTGATTCGTAGCTGAGCGTCCCGCGGTCGACGGCGGACTGGAACGAGGTGTCGTCCTGTGGCCTGACCTGATAGAACGCTTCGCCGTCAGTCTCGTACCGCGTGTAGGCCGAGCCGTCGGCGACAAACGTCTCGAAATCAGTTCTGGCGTCCGGCCCGGACATCGTGAACGTCTCCAGCGAACGGTTCGCCTGCAGGTCCACCTGATAGACGTTCGTTATCGTAGCCGTCTCGCCGGCCTCAGTCGTCGAGTACGACCACCTCGCGGTGAAACTGCCCGCGTCTCGCAGGAGGCGGTCCGTCGCCTCAACCGAAAGGTCGTCCCGGTCTGCCGGTGCGGCCCCGCCGTCGTCTGCATCAGTCCCGTCGCCCACCGCCGGACCGCCGCCGAGACACCCGGCAAGGACGAGCAGTGACACCACCAGCACAGTAAGTAACCGCGTTGTCATGTCTGAGAGGAGGCTGCCACAGGAGATAAGCTAGTATGGTTGATACGACCGGCGGGGCCGGCGACGCGGCACTTGCACCTGCAAAGGCGCTACAGCCAGTCCGTGTCCGGGTCGATTCGGTTCGGCGGCGTCTCGCCGGCCAGCGCGGCTTCGACGTTCGCCGCGACGGCGGCATTAAGGTCGTCGCGAGCTTCCTCAGAGTACCAGGCCGCATGCGGCGTGACGATACAGTTGTCAAGGCCGACCAGCGGGTGCTCAGCCGTCGGCGGTTCCTCGGCGAGTACATCGAGACCCGCCGCTCCAATCATTCCGTCCTCCAGCGCCGTCCGGAGCGCCGCTTCGTCGACGAGGCCGCCACGGCCGGTGTTGACCAGAATTGCCTGCTCACGCATCGCTGCGAGCGCGTCGGCGTCTATCATCTCTGCCGTCTCCCCGGTCAGCGGCGCGTGGAGGGAAACGTAGTCAGCTCGCTCGTACAGCGTCTCCAGCGCGACCTTTTCGACATCGGCGTCGGCCATCTCCTCGGCATCGACGTAGGGGTCGTAGGCAATCACGTCGAGGTCAAAGCCACGCAGTTGGTCGCGCACCCGCCGCGCGATGGGGCCGAAAGAGACGAGGCCCAGCGTCTGGTCGCGGACGCGATGCACCGGCCGGGTTCGCTCCCAGCCCCAGCCGCCGTCGCGAACGTCGCGGTCGTAGGCCGTAAGCGTCCGAACACAGTCAAGCAGTAGCGTCACCGTGTGGGTAGCGACCTCGTCGGTACAGTACTCGGGGACGTTCGTGACGGTCACGCCGTTGTCTGCCGCCGCAGACACGTCGATGTTGTCGATACCGACGCCCGCTCTCGCAACGATCTTGAGGTCGTCCAGCGCGTCAAGCACGCCGGCAGTGACCGGCGTGTTCACGTCCACGACGAGGCCCGCTGCCCCGGCAGCGGCGTCCCGGACCGCGTCCTCGTCGTCTGTCTCCGCGACGACGACATCAGCGTCGAGTTCCGCTCGCAGTCGGTCGACATCTATCATCGGGTCATCGCTTGCGACCACACGTTCCATGTTCGGAGTCAGGGCCTGAGACGGTAAAACGGGTCGAAGTCGTTCCCATCGGATAGGAATTCGAGGTCGATGATAGATTCAATACAACGAGTAAATCAGTTGATTGTTCGATCCACGTGGTTCGAGCGCTGTGATTTAAGCCACTCGACCGCCAATCCAGCGGTATGCAAATCGAGCTGCGGTTTTTTGCCAACTTCCGGGAAGCCGTCGGACAGAAAACGGTTCACCGCGAGTATGAAACGGACCTGCAGGCGGGCGATGTGCTCCGACAGCTCTCCGAGGAGTTCACAGAGATGGACCTATTTGAGGACGGCGAACTGCGAGAGTATCTGACAATCCTCCGGAACGGAAGAGACATTGCCCATCTCGATGGTCTAGAGACCCCACTGGAAGACGGAGACGAACTTAGCGTGTTCCCGCCAGTTGCCGGGGGGTAATTCCTGCGACAGTCAGTTGCCCGAGTCAGCAACAGAAGATGAACGGGTATAGCAACCCGATGCGGTCGCCGGTTTCCAGTTCCGTGTCCAGTCCGTCGAGATGTTCGTTGAACTCACCGTTGACCGCCACTCGCGCGTAGCATCTGGTCTGTTCGCCTTCGGGGTTTTTCGCCCAGTCGCCCGGCAGGTCCGCTATCTCCGGGGCCCAGCCCTCGGTGGTGGCGTCGGCTTCGGTTTCCGCGATGAGCATATCGCCCACGTCGTACTCCTGAAAGAACGCGTCGAGGAAGTCACGTAGCGTGTTCCCTTCGAACGTGTATGACAGCGCCGGTTCGCCGACGACCCGGCGAACGTGGCCGGTGCACCTGACCTCGACAGTAGTCAGGTCCATTGCCGACGACTGTCGCTCTACTGTCTCACTGCTCATGTGTACGCTACACCCCGCCGATAGAAGTCAGTAGAGACGAACATGTTCGCCCATCGCTGGGGTTTATTTGCGGCGAACTCTGTGTGGCGATATGGACAATATCGAACTGGGGATTCCGGCCGGAATTGTCGACTCGCTGCCGCCGGACAGCGAGGACACGAAACGCGACATGGAACAGGCCGTTGGTGGCTGGGAGCGGGAGCTCAACGCCGCGCTCAATACCGAAGAGCCGGCCAGCGCCGTCGTCGACCACATCGAGCAGTTCGAGAGCCGGTGGGAGGCCTACGACGAGTACGTCGTCGAACTTCGGGCCTGGGGTCAGTCACCCATCTACGCGATGGCCTGGCGCGACCTGCACGCCGCCGTCATTGCCCAGATTTACGACCACGCCGATCTGGATGAGCGCATCAACCGCGAGCGCAACGCCCGCATCGTCGACGACGGTATCCGGCCGGGGTAGACCCTCTCTGTCCGGCAGAGTGACACCTCGGGATAGCGCGGGTGTGGCAAACGAGCGCCGGACCGCCGATAAGTTTAGACGACCGCACCCGTAACGACCACACGATGGAGCGTGAACGGAGTTTTCGCGGCATCTCGGTTCGAGCCGCTATCGGGTATCTAGAGAACCTCGGCGGCGAGCAACGCGGCGAAGCGACCGTCGAAGGCGACGGCTGGGCGGCGACACTCTCAGAGGAGAAAGTCGCTATCGGCCCCAGCCTCCAACTCAACGAGGTAACAATCCAGTTCGACGGTGACCCGGAGACACTGGAGCCGCTTATCGAGAAGTTCGCACAGAAAGCAATGCGGGCGGGCGGCTGACCGGGGCGCGATGGCCGACCCGTCGTACCCAATCGAGGGGCAGATCGTCTTGCTGGCCGGCACGCAGGCCAGCGTCCCGCTCGACCGCCTCCCCGACCTGCTCGAACAGGTGCAAACGTATCTCCGGGCAAACCGGGAAACCTACGACAGAGAGTACGAACGCATCAGCGGCCCCAGAGAGGCCGATTACGTCTGCGCTGAGTCGGACCACTGGGACAGTATCGGCACAGAACTTGGACTGAGCAACCGCGAGCAGGACGCCGTTCAGCGGGCCCACGCCGCCCAGTTCGAGCGCGACGGGCGGCGGCTGGACAGAAGCGAGGAGTTCGAGACGACGCTGGAAATCAGGGCCGTACTGGCAGTCAGCTCTGAACCGTAATCGTCTCCAGCACGCGCTGGGAGAACGCCGTTTCGGAGAGGTCGCCGTTTTCGAGGTCGTCGATCCACTCGCTGTCGACTGACCATTCGCCAAGTTCGGTGTCCTCAAGATCCGTCACGGTCGCCTCGATGTCGACGCCGGACCAGTCATCAGCGTGGAGGTCCCGAAAGACGTTGATGACGCGGCCGATTTCCCGGTGGGGAATGACGGCCGCCTCGTCGGCCGAAATTGATTCATATGTGAGCCGGTACGTCTCGCCCTCGTCGGTGAAGTCGGTGACGTAAACGCCGTGGCTGGTCAGTCGGGACTCTACTTGAAATTCGAAGTCGTCGATATCTTCCTTGCGCATTAGAGAAGTGAAATGTGTTCGACGGCCGGCGCTATCTCAGTCGTCGCTCGGTGCCGCTGCGCCGCCGGAGCTGACGCCGGTTCCGGGGCCGATATCGATTCCCAGTTCGTCGAGTTTCTCGTCGGGAACGACGCCGTTCTCCCAGCCACGGACCTCGTAGTACTCGTCTTTCATCTTCGAGAGTTCCGCGAGTTCGCCCTCGGAACCGCCTTGGGCTGGCATCGCGTGCTCGTCGCCCTCCACGAACCGGTTTGGCAGGTCGTCGTCGGACCCGTCGAAGCCCGCGAGGTTGTTGTAGTACCGTTCGAGGTTGTAGACGCGCTCGCCGGCCTCCATCAGTTCCTCCTCGCTCACGTCCAGCCCAGTCATGCCGTTGTACTGCAGGACGTACTCCTCGATACCTTCCGCGAAGGCGTTGAACTTGCAGATGTCGAAGGAGTCACTGATAGCGTGCAGGTCCTGGAAGGTAGCACACAGCTCGCCTTTGCCCTCCCACTCTCGCGGGTCAACCTTCTCCGGGATACCGAGAATTTCGGCTGCTGGGGTGTAGCCGCGCAGGTGACACGCCCCACGGTTTGAGGTCGCGTACCCGATTGCCATCCCCTTCATACAGCGCGGGTCGTAGGCGGCCATCGTCTGGCCTTTGACCGCGAGAGAGTTGGTGTGAGCGTCGAACTCCTCGGCGAGATGGTCCGGCCCCTCGGCGAGGTGGTCCGCGAGTTCCGTCTCGCGGTGGGCGATCATCTCGATCATGTCGATCATCGTCTCGGCGTCGCCCCAGTCCAGACCGTCGTCGAGTTCGTCGAGTTTGCCCTCCTCGGTCATCTCCATCGTCATCGCCATGGTGTTACCAACATCGATGGTGTCGACGCCGAGGTCGTTACACCGGTCGAGCATCACTGCAATCTTGTCGCGTTCGACGTGGCCGGAGTTCGGGCCGAGCGCCCACGCGGACTCGTACTCGTAGGATTCGGTGCGGACGTTCATCTCCTCGCCCTTGTGCATCGCCTGCACCTCGACTTCCTTCTTGCAGGCGACCGGACAGGAGTGACAGGTCGGCTCGTCAACAAGGATGTTCTCCCGGACGTTTTCGCCCGAGACGTTCTCTGAGTCGATGATACGCTCGCCGTCGCCCTCGGCGTCCGAGTACGCTCGCGTCGACGAGTACTTCCCGTTTTTCGTCGGGAGACCGTCCATCTCCTCGGTGGGATTCATCAGGACGTTGGTCCCGTACATCGAGAGTCCGCCTTCATTGGGCGCGGTCACGTCGGATTCCTGGATGACCTGCATCGCCTGCTTGTGGCCCTCCTGGAACGTCTCTTGGTCTTTTGGCTTCGGCATCCGAGTGCTGGACTTGACGACGACGGCTTTGAGGTTCTTGTTGCCCATCACGCAGCCGGTGCCACCGCGACCCGACGCGCGGTCGTCCTCGTTGACGATACAGGCGTATTTGACCTCGTTCTCACCGCCCTGGCCGATGGCCATTACGGAAAGGTTCTTGCCCAGCGAGCCGCCCTCGATTTCGCCTTCGAGGTCGTCGATAGTGTCGTGGACGCCCTGCCCCCAGAGGTGTGAGGCGTCGCGCAGTTCCACTTCGCCGTCTTCGACGAGCGCATACACCGGCTCGTCAGCCTGCCCTTCGAACAGCAGTCCGTCGAAGCCCGACCACTTCAGTCGCGCCCCGGACCAGCCGCCGTGGTGGGAATCAGTGACGGTCCCCGTCAGCGGCGACTTCGTACAGATGGCGATACGACCGCTCATCGTCACCTGTGTCCCCGTCAGCGGCCCGTTCATGAACGCCAGCAGGTTCTCCGGCCCAAGCGGGTCAACGTCCGGCCCCTGGTCGAAGACATACTTCACGCCGAGTCCGCGTGCACCGATATACTTTTTCGCGTCTTCCTCGTCAATACCTTCGTAGGCTACGTCCCCGTCTCCGAGGTCGATCCGTGCCACGTGGTCCTGAAAGCCACCAAGGTCTGTCATGGTAATACGTGACTCTCTGGCCGCAAGCAAGTTAACGGTTTGTGTTGCTAAAATATAGATATCTGACGGTTTCAGCGGTCACTTGCCCTGCGTGACCGGGTCTCATCCACAAGTCTGGTCCGAACCGTTTAAGACTCCGAGCGGCAAACTCCGGGGTAACTCGCTGGACAACGGGCACCAGCGGGCACCTGCGTGTGCAGGTCGGGATGTGAGTCGCGCCGCGCGCGACTTGAACCACGCAACGCCCGTGGTGAATACATATGGCACGAAGCGCATATTCGTACATTCGAGATGCCTGGAAGAACCCAGGCGACGGACAACTCGCAGAACTACAGTGGCAGCGCCAGCAGGAATGGCGCAACGAAGGGGCCGTCGAGCGCATCGAGCGCCCGACCCGCCTCGACAAGGCCCGCTCGCAGGGTTACAAGGCCAAGCAGGGCGTTATTGTCGCCCGCGTCTCCGTCCGCAAGGGCAGCGCACGCAAGCGCCGCCACAAGGCCGGCCGCCGCTCCAAGCGCCAGGGCGTCACGCGCATCACCCGCCGGAAGGACATCCAGCGCGTCGCCGAGGAACGCGCCTCCCGCACCTTCCCGAACCTGCGCGTGCTCAACAGCTACTCCGTCGGTCAGGACGGCCGCCAGAAGTGGCATGAGGTCATCCTCATCGACCCGAACCACCCGGCCATCCAGAACGACGACGACCTGTCGTGGATCTGTGCTGACGACCAGGCCGACCGCGTCTTCCGCGGTCTGACCGGTGCCGGTCGCCGCAACCGCGGCCTCAGCGGCAAGGGCAAGGGTAGCGAAAAGACCCGCCCGTCGCTGCGCAGCAACGGCGGCAAGGGCAAGTAACCCACCTTTTTCCGCCTCGGGTGCGCGAAGCGCACCACTCGGCGCAAAAACGTGGTCCTCGTGAGCGAAGCGAGCGAGGTGGTTCGAGACGGCATTGCCGTCTCGTCATGCCGGAAATCTTCGATTTCCGAGCAGCTCGAAAGACGAGCGAGCAACGCGAGTCTTTCGGTGGCGAAAAAGGCCGAACGCTCGCTTCGCTCGCGTGGATGTCCACCGTGATTTTCGACTTCAGTTCTTCCAGACATCCGGTCATAGTGCCGTCTAGAGAGGGAGCCGACTACGCCCAGACGCCCTGTTCGCGGTCCATAATGCTGACCACAACGACGTGAGGCAGTGTGACGACAGCGATGAACACCAAGTACAGCGCGACCCACTCCGGGACGGACCCCGGCGGATTTGGGACAAGGAAATATAGCCCGCCGAGGAGAGCGAGCGAGGCAGCGGTCAGCGGGGCGGCGTCGCGGGCAAACCGCGCCAGTGCCGCCGATGGGTCGCGGTTCTGGAGTGCGGCAGTGGCGTCGTCGTCGACCAGCAGCAGGCGGGCGACGTGGCGCAGCGAGTGCCACAGACAGAAGTACACGCCGATGGCGAGCACCGGCGGGACGAGGGCGAAGTAGGCAAGCAGGCCCAGCGTCTCACCGGCGTCGAGCAGCCACGGCCGGCGGGCATCGGCGCGAGCGAACCCGACGGCCAGCGTCGCCACGACGAGCGCGCCGTAGGCGAGGGCGAGCGCGGTCCGCACGTCGGTCCGGAACGCCCAGCCGATAGCGGCCACGGCGTCGGGCGCGAACAGCGAGACGAGGTCCGTCGCGACGCGGCGGTACCACTCCGGGAACGCGAGCAGCGGGACTAGCATCGGCAGGCCGCCGCGGACGAGGACGGTTCCGATTCGCTGCGGGAGTGACCGGAGGTGGTCGGCGTCGGCCAGCGCGCGTAGCGCGTAGAGGTCGCCCTGCCCCCAGTGGAACCACGTCACCGCGATGAACAGGACGAAGGCCGCCGCGGGTGCGAGGAACCAGGTGACGGCGTAAGCCCCGCCAACGACGCCGTAGAGCGCGAACACGCGGGCGATAGCACGCCAGTCCGGGCGCTCGCCACGGGTCCGTGCGACCGCGAGGTGGTCGACTGCGCCGTGGGGCAAGCCGAGCAGGACAGCGCTGACAACCAGCGGGGCGTACTGGAGCGCAGGTGGTATCGAGACCCCCGCGAGAAACGGAGCGACGACGGCGAGGCTAGCGACCCAGCCGGGAGCCAGTGCGACCCGGTAGCGAACCGACGGTTCGACGGCGCTGCGGTAGCTCACTCCCATCTGTCCATGAGCCAAGTATAGAGCACGACCCCCTGCACGACGAACAGCGTCGTCAGGAGGAAAAACACCGCTTCCTCAATCGGCAGGTCAAGCAGGGGAACCGTGTAGCCGGTCGTGTACTGTTTTGAAATCGTCCAGACGCCGAGTCGGATGGCGATGCTGTCGATACCACAGAGATAGGCCATTGGGACCAGTGTCGCGACGCTCACGGTCCGCCACTCGCCGACGAGGAAATGCCACCCAAACAGCCACTGAATGGCGAGAATCGGACCGCTCCAGACCAGCAGGGACCCGAGGTACAGCCCCGAATCGGAGCGCAGGAGTGCAAGGCCGGACAGCACGACGACGAGCGCAACGGCAAGCCCGACGAGTCGCGTTCGTGTTGGCGTGGCCAGCGGGCGCTCCGTGTCTACCCGAAACCGGGCCACCCACAGCCCCACCATCGCCGTCTGCAGGATGAAAAAGAGGTACTCGCCGAGGGGTATCGACCAGAACCGAAGCAGTACAGCGCCGTCGCCGTACCACCAGACGCCGCGCCGGATGAGCGCGCCGTCCCACGGCGTCGTGTAGACGAGCGCCAGACCGGTGAGGATAGCTGTTCCTGTGAGTACGTCCCGGCGGCTCCCGAGGCGGTAGGTAGCCGTCAACGCTAGGCCGGCCACGACTGGGACCACGAAGAGGGCGTGAAACTGGAGATACGTGAGGGTAGACAGCATGAGTTCAGATACAGCAGGTGGTCGAAAACGATGCCCGGCGCGTGGCTGTCATCCACGCCACGTGGGCTGCCCGTGGCTGTGAGTGTCTGTTGGCGTCTCACCGGGGCCACGCTCGGAGACAGCGCTCACGGTGTAGAACGTCGCTTCGGGGTCGCCGTTACGCCGCCAGTGCCACCACGTGCGGGCGAGGAGCCACAGCCGGCGGCGACGGGTGAGGTCCGGTGTCTCCGTCAGCACGTCGTACCCGCGGTCACGGATAAGCCGGTGGTGGTCAGCGTACAGGACCGCAGCCAGCAACACGCCAAACTGGCAGTCTTCCGGCAGGTACCGGATGCCGGCGACGCCCTCGCGGTAGAGTTCGTCGGTCCGGGCCAGTTCCTCCTGCATCACGGCGCGGAAGGCGTCATCGACCTCGGCGTCGGCCAGTTGCTCCTCGGTGACGCCGTGGCGCTCGAGCGTCTCCTGTGGGAGATACACCCGGCCGTAGTCGTGAATGTCCTCACGAACATCCCGCAGGAAGTTCGAAAGCTGGAACGCTTCGGCCAGTGCCGTCGCGTGGGGCAGGGCCTCCTCCTTCTGTGGCGGGTCCATTACCTCCGTCATCATGTGGCCGACGGCGACGGCAGAACCGCCCATGTACTCACGGAGGTCCTCAAACGTCTCATAGCGGGCCTGTGCGATGTCCATCTCCATCGCGTCGATGAAGACGTTAATCGTCTCCTCGGAGATGTCGTGACGGTCAGCCAGGTCCTGAAACGCCGCCATGACTGCCTCGTGGTCGGTTTCTTCCGGGTCGATGTTCCCGAGTGCGGCCTCGCGAATCACCTCCAGTTGCTCGTGCTGAACGGTCGGCGGCGGCCCGTCCGTCTGGTCGACGACCTCGTCCGCGACCCGGAAAAACGCGTACATGACGTACGTCGGGTGGCGGATACGCTCCGGAAGCAGACGCGTCGCAAGGTGGAACGTCCGTCCGGTTTCCTGCTGTATCGATTTGCTGGTTTGGATGTTATCGGAATGCATTGAAAGCTATCGGGCGGTCATTCGGCGGGCGATGCGTCGCGCGCTTGTCGGCAGGCTGTCCGTAATAGTCCGGTCGGTCCGTGAGTGCGCCGCTATTACGGGGGTCTGTGTCCCGTCGGTTCGCCGGTGACAAACAGGACACTGGTTCGGTATCACTACATGTATATACGGTTGTTATCGGTATAAGCAGACTACCAAACTGCTTCGGGAATCGCGTCAAGCGTCCGACACCGGTAAGGGGGTTCGGAATCACGAGTTACCAGTTTTCAAACACTTCTTCCAGTAGCTTTCGCTCACCCGCACGGAGGTGCTGGTGGAACGTCGACGGGCAGATATCCATCGACTCGGCCAGTTGCTCACCGGAGACATCACGTGGCCAGTCGAAAAAGCCGCCGAGGAACCCTTTCCGGAGCGCCGTTAGCTGGCGGTTCGTGAGACGTTCCTCGACGTTTGCAATGAATGCCTGCCGGGAAACGGGCGGTTCGTCCCGCTCTCGCACCGAAAGCAGTTCCGTCTCCGGATACTGGTTTCGGACCTGCTCGACCACGCTTCGGGTCTCCATCGACGCCGGAAGCGTGACGGTGACCGTCGCTTGTCGCGGTTCGACGAGAATGTCGCCCGTCTGGGCTCCGCGGTCGGCGACGACCGAGACGACCGGTGGGTCCGAGACGGTGAACTCGAACAGCGCCGCCGAGTCCGACGTCGAGACGTGCGAGACGCCCGACACCTGCGGGTGGTCGGCGGCAACGGCACAGACCGCCGAGGGGTCGTCCGTCTCGACGAGGAAGAACATCACCGTTTCCTCACCGTTGGGGACGCTCCCACCGTACTCCATCGAACAACCGAGTTCGCTTGCCACGTGAATATAAAAAACGTCGGGGTCGGTGACCTGCAGTTCGAGTTCCGTGACGTTGTCGGCGGTCAGCAGCCGGCTGGTCTCGCGAGCATCGATAGCCGCCGCGGTGGCCCGGCCGATGGTTCCCAGCACGGCCTGTTCTCGGGGATCAAACACGTCGTCACTGTCGGCATAGACGGTGAGCACGCCGTATAACGATTCGCCGGAGACGAGCGGCACGGCCGCGACAGATGCCACGTCGGAGTCAGCAAGCCGGCTGTGTTGCTCGTCGATACCACCGGTCACGACCTGCATCTCCTCGGTACGAGCCGCCTCCGCGACCGGGTCGTCGGCGTCAAGTGGGATAGATAACGCGGTCGGTCGGTCGGCTGACAGGGCCGTCGACGACAGCGTCTCGTCGCGCAAGTCGAGTTCGGACACCCAGGCGAACTGGTAGGAGTCGACCGTGGCCAGCCGGTCACAGACGGTCTGCTCGATGGCCTCCCGCGAGTCGACGGTCAGTACGTCGCCCATCACCGCCTTCAGCAGCCCGTCGACCCGGTCGACGAGTTGCTTGAGGTTCTGG
This region includes:
- a CDS encoding transcription initiation factor IIB; this translates as MTTRSIYSPDERDESADEQAESEASTGHACPDCGGSLVTDDSRGETVCESCGLVVDEDEIDHGPEWRAFDSQERDNKRRVGAPTTEMKHDKGLSTNIGWQDKDAYGNSLSTRQREKMQRLRTWDERFRTRDHAERNLKQALGEIDRMGSALGVPESARETASVIYRRALDEGMLPGRSIEGMATAALYAAVRQANLPQTLDDMAVVSRVDEMEFTRAYRYLNRELSLQVGPPDPATYLSKFVSKLDADDALERQARALIEAGKEANVHSGKSPVGLAAAAIYAAGLLLGEEMTQETVSEATDISTVTIRERYRELLEAESELDDSAVDAASGTESGASA
- a CDS encoding helix-turn-helix domain-containing protein, with amino-acid sequence MREFIFTIDYEWNVDPVMDVFIDYPETHSRTIACNVTRDGMWRLERVAGPETALEQLDDVYDDPVQCTECIGTRNCKTDWTYEVIGSDPGARTVYSYRSEAGDCHSIPRLAIDHVGRGVLVETERRGSRCEWRLLLCSDAGVDGLFEEMKSELREGLTVEFRQLSSPSYWVDEAVTLAELPPEQQAAVEAAVEHGYYRTPRDTSLTDLAETLDVSRSTLQYRLQRAEAWIVRSFVTRSMGPVQADEDVAEGGRLRIGRSGV
- a CDS encoding DUF7537 family lipoprotein; the encoded protein is MTTRLLTVLVVSLLVLAGCLGGGPAVGDGTDADDGGAAPADRDDLSVEATDRLLRDAGSFTARWSYSTTEAGETATITNVYQVDLQANRSLETFTMSGPDARTDFETFVADGSAYTRYETDGEAFYQVRPQDDTSFQSAVDRGTLSYESVDDARFVGTETFDGVTVDRYEYSDLSTWRQFGAGAFGSGGNVTVTDFTVVILVDSDGLARQTAWTLTGETDNGETVSIEWRYEITDVGSTDVPDPDWLAEARSQQSTATT
- a CDS encoding C-terminal binding protein, coding for MERVVASDDPMIDVDRLRAELDADVVVAETDDEDAVRDAAAGAAGLVVDVNTPVTAGVLDALDDLKIVARAGVGIDNIDVSAAADNGVTVTNVPEYCTDEVATHTVTLLLDCVRTLTAYDRDVRDGGWGWERTRPVHRVRDQTLGLVSFGPIARRVRDQLRGFDLDVIAYDPYVDAEEMADADVEKVALETLYERADYVSLHAPLTGETAEMIDADALAAMREQAILVNTGRGGLVDEAALRTALEDGMIGAAGLDVLAEEPPTAEHPLVGLDNCIVTPHAAWYSEEARDDLNAAVAANVEAALAGETPPNRIDPDTDWL
- a CDS encoding ubiquitin-like small modifier protein 1 gives rise to the protein MQIELRFFANFREAVGQKTVHREYETDLQAGDVLRQLSEEFTEMDLFEDGELREYLTILRNGRDIAHLDGLETPLEDGDELSVFPPVAGG
- a CDS encoding MoaD/ThiS family protein; its protein translation is MSSETVERQSSAMDLTTVEVRCTGHVRRVVGEPALSYTFEGNTLRDFLDAFFQEYDVGDMLIAETEADATTEGWAPEIADLPGDWAKNPEGEQTRCYARVAVNGEFNEHLDGLDTELETGDRIGLLYPFIFCC